Proteins encoded by one window of Martelella endophytica:
- a CDS encoding aldo/keto reductase, which produces MRPQSLPPSRTFHIGGEREVVRLGFGAMRLTGRGVWGEPADRSAALALLENLPNLGINFIDTADAYGPDVSELLIREALHLYRSDNELRPLTVATKAGLVRTGPGQWHPVGRPEYLIQSAYRSAAKLGVEQIDLWQLHRIDTMVPSDEQFDTIRQLISAGIVRHAGLCQVSILDIETAREFFPVATVQNRYSLADRSSEDVLCYCEENGIGFIPWFPLAGELAALGSPLSAIAEAHAATPAQIALAWLLMRSPVMLPVPGTSSIAHARENAAAAAIILTQEEFLALDVLNRGGASQD; this is translated from the coding sequence ATGAGACCGCAGTCCCTACCCCCCTCCCGGACATTCCACATTGGCGGTGAGCGAGAGGTTGTCCGTCTCGGCTTTGGCGCGATGCGCCTCACCGGGCGAGGTGTCTGGGGCGAGCCGGCTGATCGTTCAGCAGCGCTTGCTCTGCTGGAGAACCTGCCTAATTTGGGTATTAATTTCATCGACACCGCCGATGCCTATGGGCCGGATGTCTCCGAGCTTCTCATTCGTGAGGCGCTTCACCTCTACCGATCCGACAACGAACTTCGACCGCTAACGGTTGCTACCAAGGCGGGTCTCGTGCGAACTGGTCCTGGTCAGTGGCACCCGGTTGGTCGGCCCGAGTATCTTATCCAGTCGGCCTATCGCAGCGCAGCCAAGCTCGGTGTCGAGCAGATCGATTTATGGCAGTTGCACCGCATTGACACCATGGTGCCAAGCGATGAACAGTTCGATACGATCCGGCAGTTGATCAGCGCTGGCATCGTGCGTCACGCCGGGCTGTGTCAGGTTTCAATCCTCGACATCGAGACTGCTCGGGAATTTTTCCCCGTCGCGACGGTACAGAACCGCTACAGCCTTGCCGATCGTAGCAGCGAAGATGTTCTTTGCTACTGCGAGGAGAATGGTATTGGTTTCATTCCCTGGTTTCCGCTGGCAGGTGAACTCGCCGCCCTTGGATCGCCGCTTTCGGCGATCGCTGAGGCTCATGCTGCGACACCGGCTCAAATTGCGCTAGCCTGGCTTCTGATGCGCAGCCCCGTGATGCTCCCTGTACCCGGGACGTCAAGCATAGCCCATGCGCGGGAGAATGCAGCCGCTGCGGCGATCATCCTCACGCAGGAGGAGTTCCTTGCGCTGGACGTCCTAAACCGGGGCGGCGCAAGTCAGGATTGA
- a CDS encoding glycine betaine ABC transporter substrate-binding protein codes for MPIPLKVGHIDLSFHDASAHEVERILKENGHVIESDTGPHEEMFKRLGRAEIDILVSAWLPASHDVYLSPIEADVTKITVLYEPYCIWGVPDYVPREIAGVADLLRPLALSRMDRLIQGINPGAGISRFSKAIVEAYGLGQAGYHFETGTEADCFDRFEDAYARREWLIIPLWHPQYLHHRYDIRALEEPRGLLGGRDKATLVIRNDALGRIAPTALERLSGLYLGNARVSALDDELHLAS; via the coding sequence ATGCCGATACCACTGAAAGTCGGGCACATCGATCTTTCCTTTCACGACGCCAGTGCCCACGAAGTTGAACGCATCCTAAAGGAAAATGGTCACGTCATCGAAAGCGACACGGGTCCGCACGAAGAGATGTTCAAGAGGCTTGGCCGCGCGGAAATCGATATTCTGGTTTCTGCCTGGCTTCCCGCCAGCCACGACGTCTATCTCTCACCGATCGAAGCCGATGTGACGAAAATCACGGTGCTATATGAGCCTTATTGCATTTGGGGCGTGCCCGACTACGTGCCGCGGGAGATTGCCGGCGTTGCTGATCTCTTGAGACCGCTCGCGCTTTCGCGGATGGACAGACTGATTCAGGGGATAAACCCAGGCGCCGGCATCAGCCGCTTTTCAAAAGCGATTGTCGAGGCCTACGGTCTCGGGCAGGCAGGCTATCACTTCGAAACAGGAACAGAAGCAGATTGCTTCGATCGTTTCGAGGACGCCTATGCCCGTCGTGAGTGGCTGATCATTCCTCTGTGGCATCCACAATATCTGCATCATCGCTACGATATCCGCGCGCTGGAAGAGCCGCGTGGCCTGCTCGGCGGACGCGACAAGGCGACGCTCGTGATCCGTAATGACGCGCTGGGTCGAATAGCGCCTACCGCGTTGGAAAGGCTCTCCGGACTTTACCTCGGCAACGCCCGCGTCAGCGCGCTTGACGACGAACTCCACCTAGCTAGTTAG
- a CDS encoding major royal jelly family protein — protein MKLTSSAFLIATTFLTAWTPADAQQENRQLELVATFFDAMPTGVTVTSDSRIFVNYPRWGDDVPFTVAELIDGKAVAYPDAAFNRPDEDHPASSLLSVQSVVVGPEGRLWILDTGAPAFSAPVKGAPKLVAVDLETNRIVKTVVFPDEVILPTTYVNDMRFDMTKGAEGVAYVTDSSLSGPGAIIVIDLATGKATRRLNGDASTAPEPGFVAKIDGIPLENTPPDGPSAPVHIASDGIAISPDGKTLYFSPLTSRHLFSVPTAALNDENVAEETLSGKVRDLGLKGASDGLESDDDGRVYGGDYENHSIRVLEDGSWSTISQSDEIQWPDTLSVAADGYLYFTANQLNRQAGFNNGEDLRVKPYKLFRIAIDGGPVILNKTEE, from the coding sequence TTGAAGCTGACATCCTCCGCATTTCTTATCGCCACTACGTTCCTTACCGCCTGGACACCGGCAGACGCACAACAGGAAAACCGCCAGCTCGAACTCGTCGCAACCTTTTTCGATGCAATGCCGACCGGCGTTACTGTGACCAGCGACAGCCGCATTTTCGTGAACTATCCGCGTTGGGGAGATGATGTCCCCTTCACCGTCGCCGAGCTCATCGATGGAAAGGCGGTTGCCTATCCCGATGCTGCGTTCAACCGACCCGACGAGGATCACCCTGCATCGAGCCTGCTCAGCGTACAAAGCGTTGTCGTAGGCCCCGAAGGCCGCCTATGGATCCTTGATACCGGCGCACCGGCATTTAGCGCACCCGTGAAGGGCGCCCCAAAGCTGGTGGCAGTCGACTTGGAAACAAACCGCATCGTCAAGACTGTGGTTTTCCCAGACGAGGTGATCCTGCCCACGACCTATGTCAACGATATGCGTTTTGACATGACGAAGGGCGCGGAAGGCGTAGCCTATGTAACTGACAGCTCACTCAGCGGGCCTGGTGCCATAATCGTGATCGACTTGGCGACGGGCAAAGCGACGCGCAGATTGAATGGAGACGCATCGACCGCACCGGAACCTGGCTTCGTGGCGAAGATCGACGGTATACCGCTTGAAAACACGCCACCCGATGGCCCGTCGGCGCCTGTCCATATCGCCAGCGATGGCATTGCTATATCTCCCGATGGCAAGACACTCTATTTCAGCCCACTCACCAGCCGGCACCTTTTTTCGGTTCCCACCGCAGCACTTAATGACGAAAATGTCGCCGAAGAGACGCTGTCTGGTAAGGTTCGAGACCTAGGTCTCAAGGGCGCTTCCGATGGGCTGGAATCTGATGATGATGGGAGGGTTTACGGTGGCGACTACGAAAATCATTCCATCCGCGTGTTGGAAGACGGGTCATGGTCGACGATCAGCCAATCGGATGAAATCCAGTGGCCGGACACGCTCTCCGTCGCCGCCGACGGCTATCTCTACTTTACTGCAAATCAGCTGAACCGCCAGGCCGGCTTCAACAATGGCGAAGACCTTCGAGTCAAACCCTACAAGCTCTTCCGCATCGCCATAGACGGCGGCCCGGTTATCTTGAATAAGACGGAAGAGTGA
- a CDS encoding helix-turn-helix domain-containing protein, whose amino-acid sequence MNANSTTSLAPSTMDRGFLQDLPNAASQGEARPSFFPDADGAAVYRGGLTTWQKRKIIAYVEENLSHAIRIEVMAALARLSKSHFSRAFRESFGDSPYNYVISRRVARAKELMVASEAPLSEIALDCGMFDQAHFCKVFKRAVGTSPNRWRRPNMPGPQMTLH is encoded by the coding sequence ATGAATGCCAATTCGACCACTTCTCTCGCTCCTTCTACCATGGATCGCGGTTTTCTGCAGGACCTTCCGAACGCAGCCTCCCAGGGTGAGGCTCGGCCCTCCTTTTTCCCCGATGCAGATGGCGCTGCGGTCTATCGCGGCGGTCTCACCACTTGGCAAAAGCGCAAGATCATCGCCTATGTCGAGGAGAACCTGAGCCACGCAATTCGCATCGAAGTAATGGCCGCGCTTGCGCGCCTCAGCAAAAGTCATTTCTCAAGGGCTTTTCGTGAAAGCTTCGGGGACTCCCCTTACAATTATGTAATTTCCCGACGTGTTGCCCGGGCCAAGGAGCTAATGGTGGCATCCGAGGCGCCTCTGAGCGAGATCGCACTCGACTGCGGAATGTTCGACCAGGCGCATTTCTGCAAAGTCTTTAAACGCGCGGTGGGGACCAGTCCCAATCGCTGGCGCCGACCGAATATGCCGGGACCCCAGATGACACTACACTAG
- a CDS encoding PAS domain-containing sensor histidine kinase: protein MTGGAVTLLGACLGLTAIGTVLAERLFAARDRISETPEEIGLLDRVPQFVWRANATGQVDFFNSEFRELTGEDPGQAVTRNDWRRHIHPDDLADFEGRWSEAVARKSDVRTLFRILHTGGEYRWMRGYGRPSYDPQTGAVLGWYGGLHDVHEEILAKQKAEALIAHLDDAVRTRTRELLQSEERFRTLFDDMNIAYAEQYIGEAKRMIDGLRAAGITNFRAYIVANPHFVDKCLASIRVNRVNGALLNMMGYRDHEELVAKPPTENAVDSRRVMTQQLEAMFDERHHFMTTATLLGKDNRRVTVAVGVNASADWAVSLSTHIDITERLQADEMVMEARGELARVNRALTIGALSSSLAHELNQPLLALGMSAQAAKRWLARTPPDIAQAEATLEKVTYNAERMDAIIRNTRLKLVRGASPLVSIELTDVLAETAMLLEHDVETKRVRLIVAPSPRTFYVKAVRIELQQVLTNIVLNAAEAMQHVRDNRIIRISIEPQGSTVAIVIADNGPGIAKEHLSHIFEPFFTTKAGGMGMGLQICRNIVDGFNGALKAENGPQGGAIFRIELPLAATDEMLTTD, encoded by the coding sequence GTGACCGGCGGCGCTGTGACACTGCTGGGCGCGTGTCTCGGTCTGACCGCAATCGGAACCGTTCTCGCTGAGCGACTGTTTGCAGCGCGCGATCGTATCTCGGAGACCCCAGAAGAAATCGGACTGCTCGATCGAGTCCCGCAATTTGTCTGGCGCGCAAATGCTACGGGCCAGGTGGATTTCTTCAACAGTGAGTTCCGTGAGCTCACTGGCGAAGATCCGGGGCAGGCCGTCACCCGTAACGACTGGCGACGCCATATACATCCAGACGATCTCGCAGACTTCGAGGGGCGCTGGTCAGAGGCTGTTGCCCGAAAAAGCGACGTGCGGACCCTGTTTAGGATTTTACACACCGGCGGCGAATACAGATGGATGAGGGGGTATGGCCGACCTTCGTACGATCCGCAAACAGGAGCGGTCTTGGGCTGGTATGGCGGTCTCCACGACGTCCACGAGGAGATTCTCGCCAAGCAGAAGGCAGAAGCACTGATCGCTCACCTTGATGATGCTGTGCGCACACGGACACGCGAACTGCTGCAGAGCGAGGAGCGTTTCCGTACGCTTTTCGATGACATGAATATTGCCTACGCCGAGCAGTATATTGGTGAGGCCAAGCGAATGATCGACGGGCTGAGGGCCGCAGGGATCACGAATTTCAGGGCTTATATTGTGGCCAATCCACATTTCGTCGACAAATGCCTCGCCAGCATTCGTGTCAACCGCGTCAACGGTGCTCTCTTGAACATGATGGGCTATCGCGATCATGAAGAACTCGTGGCAAAACCCCCAACCGAGAATGCCGTCGATTCGAGAAGGGTGATGACCCAGCAGCTTGAGGCAATGTTCGACGAGCGCCATCATTTCATGACGACTGCAACGCTCTTGGGAAAGGATAACCGTCGGGTTACCGTCGCGGTCGGCGTCAACGCTTCTGCCGACTGGGCGGTCTCGCTCTCCACTCATATCGATATCACCGAGCGGCTTCAGGCCGACGAGATGGTGATGGAAGCCCGTGGAGAGCTTGCCCGCGTCAACCGTGCCCTGACGATCGGTGCCCTTTCCAGTTCGCTGGCGCATGAGTTGAATCAGCCGCTTCTTGCGCTGGGCATGTCGGCTCAGGCCGCCAAACGGTGGCTTGCACGAACGCCACCAGATATCGCGCAGGCCGAGGCGACCCTGGAGAAGGTCACCTACAATGCGGAGCGAATGGATGCCATAATCCGGAACACGCGCCTGAAACTTGTCCGTGGGGCAAGTCCGCTGGTGTCGATAGAGCTGACGGACGTCTTGGCGGAAACGGCCATGCTTCTCGAACACGACGTAGAGACAAAGCGGGTGCGGCTGATTGTGGCGCCCTCTCCCCGGACCTTCTACGTCAAGGCGGTTCGCATTGAACTGCAGCAGGTCCTGACCAATATTGTCCTCAATGCGGCAGAAGCGATGCAGCATGTCCGAGACAATCGGATTATTCGGATCAGCATCGAGCCGCAAGGAAGTACCGTTGCGATCGTGATTGCAGACAATGGCCCTGGCATCGCCAAAGAACATCTTTCCCATATCTTTGAGCCCTTCTTCACCACGAAGGCGGGCGGAATGGGAATGGGACTGCAGATATGCAGAAACATTGTCGACGGTTTCAATGGGGCACTGAAGGCGGAAAACGGGCCGCAGGGCGGAGCCATCTTCCGGATTGAACTGCCCCTCGCAGCAACCGATGAAATGCTAACCACCGATTGA
- a CDS encoding response regulator transcription factor, whose product MLNIAIVEDDDWVRLAYEDLLRSHGCNTWSFSSAEDYLASAGAEYDCLILDIQLPGMDGLELLARLRGAGETMPVVVISSHNEEQITNRAMQKGATLFLGKPFRPEALIPALETATGRSIGG is encoded by the coding sequence GTGCTGAATATAGCGATCGTCGAAGACGATGACTGGGTCAGACTTGCCTATGAGGATCTCCTCAGATCCCACGGTTGCAACACCTGGTCCTTCTCCTCTGCCGAAGACTATCTGGCAAGCGCCGGTGCGGAGTACGATTGCCTCATCCTGGACATTCAGTTGCCCGGAATGGACGGCCTGGAACTCCTAGCGCGGCTCCGTGGCGCCGGAGAGACCATGCCGGTCGTCGTCATCAGCTCTCACAACGAAGAACAGATAACTAACAGGGCAATGCAGAAAGGGGCGACGCTGTTCCTCGGAAAGCCATTTCGCCCCGAAGCATTGATCCCGGCGCTCGAAACCGCCACGGGGCGCTCAATCGGTGGTTAG
- a CDS encoding response regulator transcription factor: protein MQTGQAIVRIIDDDPEVRDSLSNLLKSAGFTATTFASPSELLQCEDLSRPGCIILDVRLAGASGLDFQQQLQARNIPRPVIIMTGYGDIPMTVKAMKAGAVDFLTKPFREQALLDSVASALRKDAAEQDLRQRNARLHERYGTLTTREREVCDLVITGRMNKQIAADLGISEVTVKLHRGNAMRKMEARSLADLVRKMEKLDRRDLAQ, encoded by the coding sequence ATGCAGACGGGTCAGGCGATAGTGCGCATCATAGACGACGATCCGGAGGTGCGAGATTCACTGAGCAATCTTCTGAAGTCGGCTGGTTTCACGGCAACAACCTTTGCCTCGCCCAGCGAGCTTCTCCAGTGCGAGGATCTCAGCCGGCCGGGCTGCATTATACTAGACGTAAGGCTTGCCGGTGCTAGCGGACTCGACTTTCAGCAGCAGTTGCAGGCCCGAAATATTCCCCGCCCGGTGATCATTATGACCGGATATGGCGACATCCCGATGACCGTTAAGGCTATGAAGGCCGGCGCAGTCGATTTCCTGACGAAGCCGTTCAGAGAACAGGCTTTGCTCGATTCTGTCGCAAGTGCACTCCGAAAGGACGCGGCCGAACAAGATCTTCGTCAGCGCAATGCCCGCCTGCACGAACGTTATGGGACACTCACGACACGCGAAAGAGAGGTCTGCGACCTTGTGATCACAGGCCGGATGAACAAGCAGATCGCTGCCGACCTTGGAATCAGCGAGGTCACGGTGAAACTTCACAGAGGCAACGCTATGCGCAAGATGGAGGCGCGGTCCTTGGCTGATCTGGTGCGAAAGATGGAAAAGCTGGACCGTCGGGACCTCGCACAATAA
- a CDS encoding plasmid mobilization protein → MAGRPRKAEAEKSKQREVWTTDCRWAEIRHEAKAAGMTISAYLCQRRTDRPISARQGLLIIETLQAIRDRQDHLVDVIDRNGGNAQVLQALLRLERAYDRVVDGLVFR, encoded by the coding sequence ATGGCTGGACGCCCAAGAAAAGCCGAAGCGGAAAAGAGCAAACAGAGGGAAGTGTGGACGACAGATTGTCGTTGGGCGGAGATCCGTCACGAGGCAAAGGCTGCGGGAATGACGATTTCAGCCTATCTCTGCCAGAGGCGTACTGACCGCCCGATCAGCGCCAGGCAGGGATTGCTGATCATCGAGACCTTGCAAGCTATCCGGGATCGGCAGGACCATCTGGTCGATGTGATTGACAGGAACGGCGGGAATGCTCAAGTGCTTCAGGCGCTTCTCCGACTTGAGCGTGCCTATGATCGTGTCGTTGACGGCTTGGTGTTCCGATGA
- a CDS encoding AAA family ATPase — translation MTDHAPRPAWAAYGEELIRRLRLNPQLDRHPGRSVNKWNSVGPHRTQEHAQPGLLDFLNKRAPSYVDEESDEGDFTGHPDFDGDALDISMSEEDSPSPMQPIPHPTLSLALKLAATFGSEDAFIACFGAASSVFVLGNIEPQEVALAQDLLTLIVMPPGWIVASEARMLKGEPNALCLLAPEITNGRVAERVLTIFGSDIRTALSLPDRLFVLVPRGCEFPPDLKRALPAPVPIAPLSRAICGEHLRYSHGLSDGKDHAALLERLPDKKALTELPGSVLSAALRAPTARGVVDRLSSAAEKSSKRQKPDGPRLEDMDGNSPALQAARHMVADLAAWKEGTCEWSELTRSMILHGPPGTGKSWLARAMGASAGISFVQGSFAEWQSAGHLGDMLAAMRRAFAGAIAKKPSILFIDEVDAAGSRYDTDNHNSSYRRQVINAVLEQIDLLMREEGVLLIGACNDIAGLDPAILRPGRFDRKVQVPLPGKVEIAGILRSRLPAEFSLSDIDDLARAAIGMTAADVDAAVRQAKSIARSQNRALEFQDLRTLIGYSHSEADQALDWRIALHECGHAIVATALALGPVTRIMLEPLGGETVTQNRRNQSLLRDVHAEIACLMAGRAAERLVLGEISAGAGGSRQSDLARATNMALQIDHQLGLGAYGPVWRGDADGLALHDPAQRQRVQQRLLNAETLATGILQRHHFELEAMAKALMEDRELVGARLEKMLESITPDTGILEENMREPQAKRNATRKTAETGPAKTQDSP, via the coding sequence ATGACGGATCACGCACCACGCCCCGCATGGGCCGCATATGGCGAAGAGCTCATCCGCCGACTTCGCCTAAACCCGCAGCTGGATCGCCACCCTGGCCGCTCGGTCAACAAGTGGAACAGCGTTGGCCCGCATAGAACACAAGAGCATGCGCAGCCAGGTTTGCTGGATTTTCTCAACAAGCGCGCCCCATCCTATGTGGACGAGGAAAGCGATGAAGGCGACTTCACCGGTCACCCTGATTTCGACGGCGATGCGCTTGATATTTCCATGTCTGAGGAGGACAGCCCATCACCAATGCAGCCGATTCCGCACCCGACGCTCTCGCTGGCACTGAAACTTGCAGCCACTTTTGGCAGCGAGGATGCGTTCATCGCCTGCTTTGGCGCGGCCAGTTCGGTCTTCGTGTTAGGGAATATCGAGCCGCAGGAAGTGGCCCTCGCGCAGGATCTCCTGACACTGATCGTCATGCCACCCGGATGGATTGTAGCCTCCGAGGCGAGGATGCTCAAAGGCGAGCCGAACGCACTTTGCCTGCTGGCTCCCGAGATCACCAATGGCCGGGTTGCTGAACGTGTACTCACTATTTTCGGATCCGACATCCGCACGGCTTTATCGCTTCCTGATCGTCTGTTCGTCCTGGTTCCCAGAGGGTGCGAGTTCCCGCCAGATCTGAAACGCGCCCTGCCTGCGCCAGTGCCGATTGCGCCACTGAGCCGGGCGATCTGTGGCGAACATCTGCGCTACAGTCACGGGCTTAGCGATGGAAAAGACCACGCCGCCTTACTTGAGCGGCTTCCGGATAAAAAGGCGCTCACGGAACTGCCTGGCTCGGTCCTGTCCGCTGCACTGCGTGCGCCAACGGCGCGCGGGGTCGTGGACCGGCTGTCATCGGCAGCGGAGAAATCATCGAAGAGGCAAAAACCAGACGGTCCTCGGCTGGAGGATATGGACGGCAACAGTCCGGCCCTGCAGGCGGCGCGGCACATGGTCGCCGACCTCGCCGCATGGAAGGAGGGCACGTGCGAATGGTCGGAACTGACGCGGTCAATGATTCTCCACGGTCCTCCGGGAACCGGAAAAAGCTGGCTGGCCCGCGCCATGGGGGCAAGCGCCGGGATTTCTTTCGTTCAGGGTTCCTTTGCCGAGTGGCAGAGCGCCGGGCATCTCGGGGACATGCTGGCGGCCATGCGCCGGGCGTTCGCGGGGGCGATTGCAAAGAAACCCTCGATCCTGTTCATCGATGAGGTCGACGCCGCCGGCAGCCGCTACGACACGGATAATCATAACAGTTCATACAGGCGACAGGTCATCAACGCCGTTCTTGAGCAGATCGATCTGCTGATGCGCGAGGAGGGTGTTCTCCTGATCGGCGCCTGCAATGACATCGCGGGCCTTGATCCCGCCATCCTGCGTCCCGGACGTTTCGACCGCAAGGTTCAGGTACCGCTGCCTGGAAAGGTGGAGATTGCGGGCATTCTCAGATCCCGGCTTCCGGCGGAATTCTCACTGTCAGATATCGATGACCTGGCGCGAGCCGCAATCGGCATGACCGCTGCCGATGTGGATGCCGCCGTCAGGCAGGCAAAGTCGATCGCACGCAGCCAGAACAGGGCGCTTGAGTTCCAAGACCTCCGCACGCTTATCGGCTATTCCCACTCCGAGGCCGACCAGGCGCTCGATTGGCGCATCGCATTGCATGAGTGCGGCCATGCCATCGTCGCCACCGCGCTCGCGCTCGGTCCGGTCACGCGCATCATGCTGGAACCGCTGGGCGGCGAAACCGTGACGCAGAACCGTCGCAATCAATCCCTACTGCGTGATGTCCACGCTGAGATCGCGTGCCTGATGGCCGGGCGGGCGGCGGAGCGTCTCGTCCTCGGCGAGATTTCGGCAGGTGCGGGTGGCAGCCGACAGTCGGATCTTGCCCGAGCCACGAACATGGCCCTGCAGATCGACCATCAGCTGGGGCTTGGCGCCTATGGTCCGGTCTGGCGCGGTGATGCCGACGGACTTGCACTTCATGACCCCGCCCAGAGACAGCGTGTCCAGCAGCGTCTCCTGAACGCGGAGACGCTGGCAACCGGAATCCTCCAGCGCCATCATTTCGAGCTGGAAGCGATGGCAAAAGCACTGATGGAGGACCGCGAACTGGTCGGTGCTCGCCTCGAGAAAATGCTCGAGAGCATCACACCGGATACCGGCATCCTGGAAGAGAACATGAGAGAGCCTCAGGCCAAACGGAACGCAACAAGGAAAACTGCCGAAACAGGACCGGCAAAAACTCAGGATTCTCCATAA
- a CDS encoding GIY-YIG nuclease family protein, giving the protein MSKRQGRQSSGKRNSASSQSRRRLHIPHRSRHVPDSEWRRNYPGPVPPQWQEVAEAKGFSIVGRVRDRSHVVLRCQACGADTVQKAYVLRTAQPICGGCLETRRLQDAAKCGFELLERDEMHHKYGHYRLPCGHAARLQFGRVERLAREGKAAGRAGFHCPTCYTARLSSDAAARGWTLLGPDPEANPNYRSYRHDGCGHTQRIAIANIITGRVGCEQCGTCWSAAPSEIYVLAFEVPHKGSFIKLGYSRDPESRLRYQLGIPGSVEARVLYRFPMPTGHIAQKTEKALHGKLRQRFPDWVIPCNELADWINVKTEIYRADILPHVLTHLKAATANQQTSPRSGKPRSSG; this is encoded by the coding sequence ATGTCAAAAAGACAAGGTCGCCAGTCATCTGGCAAACGCAATTCAGCGTCCAGCCAATCCCGGCGACGCCTGCACATCCCGCATCGATCACGGCATGTGCCGGACAGCGAGTGGCGGCGCAATTATCCCGGTCCGGTTCCGCCGCAATGGCAGGAAGTCGCCGAAGCCAAAGGTTTTTCAATTGTCGGCCGCGTCCGTGATCGTAGCCACGTTGTCCTTCGATGCCAGGCATGTGGCGCCGATACGGTCCAGAAAGCTTATGTGCTGCGCACAGCCCAGCCCATTTGCGGCGGTTGCCTTGAGACCCGCCGGTTGCAGGATGCCGCCAAATGCGGTTTCGAACTGCTCGAGCGCGACGAGATGCACCACAAATATGGACATTACCGACTTCCATGCGGCCATGCCGCGCGCTTGCAATTCGGCCGGGTCGAGCGACTTGCGCGCGAGGGAAAGGCCGCCGGCAGAGCGGGCTTCCACTGCCCGACCTGCTATACGGCCAGACTGAGTTCGGATGCTGCCGCTCGGGGATGGACACTGCTCGGCCCCGATCCGGAAGCAAACCCGAACTACCGCTCATATAGACATGATGGCTGCGGTCACACCCAGAGGATCGCGATCGCCAACATCATCACTGGTCGCGTCGGATGCGAGCAATGCGGCACATGCTGGTCCGCAGCACCGAGCGAGATCTATGTTCTCGCGTTTGAAGTTCCACACAAGGGCAGCTTCATCAAGCTTGGCTATTCGCGCGATCCGGAAAGCCGCTTGCGTTATCAGTTGGGCATTCCGGGTTCCGTTGAGGCCCGGGTCCTGTATCGGTTTCCCATGCCGACCGGCCATATCGCCCAGAAAACGGAAAAGGCCCTGCACGGCAAACTACGGCAGCGTTTTCCGGATTGGGTCATCCCCTGTAACGAACTCGCAGACTGGATCAACGTCAAAACGGAAATCTATCGGGCAGACATACTCCCGCATGTGCTCACGCATCTCAAAGCGGCAACCGCAAACCAGCAAACTTCGCCACGGTCAGGAAAGCCGAGATCTTCCGGATAG
- a CDS encoding ribbon-helix-helix protein, CopG family: MAPPRKDNIPLTLRVSQELLKAIDDRRREEEDIPTRPEMVRRILQDYFDRGR, encoded by the coding sequence ATGGCTCCACCCAGAAAAGACAATATCCCCCTCACGCTTCGTGTTTCTCAGGAACTGCTGAAAGCGATTGACGATCGACGTCGCGAGGAAGAGGACATACCGACCAGGCCGGAAATGGTCCGCCGGATATTACAGGACTATTTTGACAGGGGCCGGTAA
- a CDS encoding helix-turn-helix transcriptional regulator, whose product MEIREIFAQNLKAARKAKGISQEELAHRAGIDRTYVGALERCRYAVSIDVADRLAVVLETEVWRLLQPKD is encoded by the coding sequence ATGGAAATCCGGGAAATCTTCGCGCAAAATCTCAAAGCAGCCCGTAAGGCCAAAGGTATCTCCCAAGAGGAGCTTGCGCATCGGGCGGGCATCGACAGGACCTATGTCGGCGCCCTTGAACGATGCCGTTACGCCGTGAGCATTGATGTCGCGGATCGGCTTGCGGTGGTACTGGAAACTGAGGTGTGGAGACTTTTGCAGCCGAAGGACTGA